In Gossypium hirsutum isolate 1008001.06 chromosome D06, Gossypium_hirsutum_v2.1, whole genome shotgun sequence, one genomic interval encodes:
- the LOC107962355 gene encoding probable mediator of RNA polymerase II transcription subunit 26c — MDLDDFRSVLETAGVDVWTFIDTAILVASLDYGQELKQRRDGIVERLYATSMVTKCKSCDFGEGSNGYQLNNESNPHEGGEEGVTGSPFSPQSDNENDDFDPYGGLFDDEQKRVLEIKERLELPDQSEDTLVDLLQSLADMDITFQALKETDIGRHVNKLRKHSSNDVRRLVKHLVRKWKDIVDEWVRVNQPGEHEPAALMDGDSPQQKQPQNGRQQVPDFAYSPNPHNGGSGSEKNNSEPERKPKLIPPRKDPPSRPTHLTPPQNVQRQREQKETNFDAERLASARKRLQESYKEAENAKKQRTVQVMDIHELPKPKNAFFGRNKGGGSQGRHW, encoded by the exons ATGGATTTGGATGATTTCAGATCGGTACTTGAAACAGCTGGTGTTGATGTTTGGACTTTCATTGATACAGCAATCCTTGTAGCTTCTTTGGATTATGGTCAAGAGTTGAAGCAAAGGAGGGATGGGATTGTTGAAAGGCTTTATGCTACTTCCATGGTTACCAAGTGTAAAAGCTGTGATTTTGGTGAGGGTTCAAATGGATATCAACTTAATAATGAATCCAATCCCCATGAAGGAGGAGAAGAAGGTGTTACAGGGTCACCTTTTTCACCTCAATCTGATAATGAAAACGATGATTTTGACCCTTATGGCGGCTTATTTGATGATGAGCAAAAAAGGGTTCTTGAGATTAAAGAGCGTCTTGAACTACCTGATCAG tcaGAAGATACTTTAGTTGATTTGCTTCAAAGTTTGGCAGATATGGATATAACATTCCAAGCTCTCAAG GAGACTGATATTGGAAGACATGTGAACAAATTGAGGAAGCATTCATCAAATGATGTTAGGAGATTAGTGAAACATCTTGTCAG AAAATGGAAAGATATTGTAGATGAATGGGTAAGGGTGAATCAACCTGGAGAACATGAGCCTGCTGCACTTATGG ATGGAGATTCTCCGCAGCAAAAGCAGCCTCAAAACGGTCGTCAGCAG GTTCCTGATTTTGCATACTCTCCGAATCCACACA ATGGCGGTTCTGGTTCCGAAAAGAATAATTCGGAACCTGAAAGGAAACCGAAGCTGATCCCTCCTCGAAAAGATCCTCCCTCAAGACCTACTCACTTGACTCCTCCACAAAATGTACAG AGACAAAGAGAACAAAAGGAAACCAATTTTGACGCCGAAAGGCTAGCTTCGGCAAGAAAAAGGCTTCAAGAAAGCTACAAAGAAGCTGAAAATG CCAAAAAGCAAAGAACGGTACAGGTTATGGACATTCATGAGCTACCGAAACCCAAGAATGCCTTCTTTGGGAGGAACAAGGGAGGCGGTTCTCAAGGGAGACACTGGTGA
- the LOC107963207 gene encoding xylose isomerase — translation MARKISYIFLCMNVIPLLAAAASQACSAQSDAKCSQTGEWNGEFFPGIPKIKYEGPYTKNKFAYKWYNAEEVILGKKMKDWLRFSVAFWHTFRGTGVDPFGAPTKFWPWEDGTNSIAMAKRRMRANFEFINKLGVDRWCFHDRDIAPEGKTLQETNSNLDEVVKLAKTLQGNNIRPLWGTAQLFMHPRYMHGAATSSELGVYVYAAAQVKKAMEVTHYLGGENYVFWGGREGYQTLLNTDMEFELDHMAKFLEAAAAYKRKIGFTGTLLIEPKPQEPTKHQYDWDAATTTNFLRKYGLIGDFKLNIECNHATLSGHSCHHDVETARINGLLGNIDANSGDAQTGWDTDQFLTDTREATMIMLSVIKNGH, via the exons ATGGCAAGGAagatttcatatatatttctttGTATGAATGTGATCCCCCTTTTAGCG GCTGCTGCATCACAAGCTTGCTCTGCTCAATCTGATGCAAAATGTTCTCAAACCGGTGAATGGAATGGGGAATTTTTCCCTGGAATTCCCAAAATCAAGTATGAG GGTCCTTATACCAAGAATAAATTTGCATATAAATGGTATAATGCAGAAGAGGTGATTCTtgggaagaaaatgaag GACTGGTTGAGATTCAGTGTGGCATTTTGGCATACATTCCGTGGAACTGGTGTTGATCCTTTCGGTGCACCTACGAAATTTTGGCCATGGGAAGATGGTACCAATTCCATTGCTATGGCAAAAAGAAGAA TGAGAGCCAACTTTGAATTCATAAACAAGCTTGGTGTTGACAGGTGGTGTTTCCATGACCGGGACATTGCTCCCGAGGGCAAAACACTTCAG GAAACTAATTCAAACTTGGATGAAGTGGTGAAACTTGCTAAAACACTTCAG GGAAACAATATCCGTCCACTGTGGGGTACGGCTCAACTATTTATGCATCCTCGTTACATGCATGGTGCTGCTACAAG CTCTGAATTGGGTGTATATGTATATGCTGCAGCTCAAGTCAAGAAAGCCATGGAG gTGACACACTATCTAGGGGGAGAAAACTATGTGTTTTGGGGTGGTCGTGAAGGTTATCAAACACTATTGAACACAGACATGGAATTTGAACTTGATCATATG GCAAAATTTCTTGAAGCTGCGGCTGCCTACAAGAGGAAGATTGGATTCACCG GAACTCTACTGATTGAACCTAAGCCTCAAGAACCTACAAAACATCA ATATGATTGGGATGCTGCAACAACAACTAATTTCTTGCGAAAATATGGGTTGATCG GGGATTTCAAACTTAACATTGAGTGCAACCATGCCACACTCTCTGGTCACAG TTGCCATCATGATGTTGAGACTGCAAGAATCAATGGATTGCTAGGAAATATTGATGCAAACTCTGGCGATGCTCAGACAG GTTGGGATACAGATCAGTTCTTGACAGATACTCGAGAGGCAACTATGATCATGCTAAGTGTGATTAAAAAT GGACACTGA
- the LOC107962357 gene encoding integrator complex subunit 9 homolog isoform X2: MMEDLVSMHMELRQFYGPEDSSFLQWMRWEGLEVLPSELKKIASGTDCEELGAWMPLYSAVDVKDCMRKVQTLKYAEEACYNGTLVIKAFSSGLEIGTCNWTINGPKRNIAYISSSIFVSTHAMDFNFLGLQGNDLIIFSDFSTLDTTENMENDNTYCDPVTSSNASDDLYNLEEIAASLLKDDESMEEMEKLAFICTCAFDSVRAGGSVLVPIDRLGIVLCLLEQMSLLLESSSLKVPIYIISSVAEELLAFTNIIPEWLCKQRQEKLFSGEPLFAHVKLIKERKIHVFPAVHSVELLTNWQEPCVVFCPHWSLRLGPVVHLLRYWCSDPNSLLILESGDDANLALLPFKPMAMKVLQCSFLSGISLQKVQPLLKALQPKLLLFPKDLRCKIQISEANTIIHYSENETLCMPSSKESTEIDIATDLASQFHWKTLKQETVTRLDGELFMDQGKHRLLSGFRQADSKQHRPLLHWGSPDLKRLLTELSKMGITGTLKKNMDSAESKNAAGIIDIDDPEKALIDVRETGTVIITADENLASHIFKAIDIVLDGI, from the exons ATGATGGAGGATCTTGTATCAATGCACATGGAATTAAGGCAATTTTATGGACCTGAGGATTCTTCTTTCCTTCAATGGATGAGGTGGGAAGGGCTTGAAGTTCTTCCGTCTGAACTGAAGAAAATTGCATCAGGCACAGATTGTGAGGAGCTGGGAGCTTGGATGCCTTTGTACAG TGCAGTTGATGTGAAGGATTGCATGAGGAAGGTTCAAACACTAAAATATGCAGAAGAAGCTTGCTACAATGGAACTTTGGTCATAAAAGCCTTCAGTTCTGGCTTGGAAATAGGGACCTGCAATTGGACAATAAATGGTCCAAAAAGAAATATAGCTTATATTTCAAGCTCTATCTTTGTTTCTACACACGCGATGGATTTTAATTTCCTTGGTCTTCAAGGGAATGATTTGATAATATTTTCAGATTTCTCAACTCTGGATACTACTGAAAATATGGAGAATGATAATACTTACTGTGATCCAGTTACTTCATCAAATGCTAG TGATGATTTGTACAATTTGGAAGAGATAGCTGCATCCTTGCTTAAGGATGATGAAAGTATGGAGGAAATGGAGAAACTTGCTTTTATATGTACCTGTGCCTTCGATTCTGTTAGAGCAGGTGGATCGGTTCTTGTCCCCATTGATCGACTTGGAATTGTTCTATGCCTTTTGGAGCAAATGTCACTTTTGTTGGAGTCTTCATCTCTAAAG GTTCCGATATACATTATATCTTCTGTAGCAGAAGAATTATTAGCATTTACCAATATAATACCAGAGTGGCTTTGCAAGCAGCGGCAAGAGAAG CTTTTTTCTGGTGAGCCATTGTTTGCACATGTCAAACTCATAAAAGAGAGGAAAATTCACGTGTTCCCTGCAGTTCATTCAGTTGAATTATT AACCAATTGGCAGGAACCTTGTGTTGTGTTCTGTCCTCACTGGAGCCTGAGACTCGGTCCTGTCGTTCATTTGCTTCGATATTGGTGCTCAGATCCAAACTCTTTACTTATCCTTGAG AGTGGTGATGATGCTAACTTAGCTCTCTTGCCTTTCAAGCCAATGGCAATGAAGGTTCTTCAGTGTTCCTTTCTGTCTGGAATAAG TTTGCAGAAAGTTCAACCCTTACTAAAGGCTTTGCAGCCAAAATTACTTCTG TTTCCGAAGGATTTGAGGTGCAAGATCCAAATTTCTGAAGCAAACACGATTATTCACTACTCTGAAAATGAAACATTATGCATGCCAAGCTCCAAGGAGAGCACAGAAATTGATATAGCAACAGATTTGGCTTCCCAGTTCCACTGGAAAACATTGAAGCAGGAAACAGTCACGAGGCTGGATGGAGAGCTTTTCATGGATCAAGGCAAACATCGGTTACTTTCTGGGTTTCGGCAGGCAGACTCCAAGCAACACAGACCATTGTTACACTGGGGTTCACCAGATTTAAAAAGGCTTCTAACTGAGCTGTCCAAGATGGGCATTACTGGAACCTTAAAGAAGAACATGGACAGTGCTGAATCTAAAAATGCTGCCGGCATTATAGACATTGATGATCCCGAGAAAGCCTTGATCGATGTTCGAGAGACTGGTACTGTTATCATTACTGCTGATGAGAATTTAGCCTCTCATATTTTCAAAGCTATAGATATCGTTTTGGATGGCATTTGA
- the LOC107962357 gene encoding integrator complex subunit 9 homolog isoform X1, translating into MKFTCLSKGGGFHFPPCHMLSVSGFRILLDCPLDLSSLAIFSPVPIALEAHESLETDSVVRKKQKIEKTLDANDLVCAEPWYKTVKSLHLWDASFIDVILISSPTGLLGLPFLTRTKDFSAKIYVTEAAARIGQLMMEDLVSMHMELRQFYGPEDSSFLQWMRWEGLEVLPSELKKIASGTDCEELGAWMPLYSAVDVKDCMRKVQTLKYAEEACYNGTLVIKAFSSGLEIGTCNWTINGPKRNIAYISSSIFVSTHAMDFNFLGLQGNDLIIFSDFSTLDTTENMENDNTYCDPVTSSNASDDLYNLEEIAASLLKDDESMEEMEKLAFICTCAFDSVRAGGSVLVPIDRLGIVLCLLEQMSLLLESSSLKVPIYIISSVAEELLAFTNIIPEWLCKQRQEKLFSGEPLFAHVKLIKERKIHVFPAVHSVELLTNWQEPCVVFCPHWSLRLGPVVHLLRYWCSDPNSLLILESGDDANLALLPFKPMAMKVLQCSFLSGISLQKVQPLLKALQPKLLLFPKDLRCKIQISEANTIIHYSENETLCMPSSKESTEIDIATDLASQFHWKTLKQETVTRLDGELFMDQGKHRLLSGFRQADSKQHRPLLHWGSPDLKRLLTELSKMGITGTLKKNMDSAESKNAAGIIDIDDPEKALIDVRETGTVIITADENLASHIFKAIDIVLDGI; encoded by the exons ATGAAGTTT ACATGCCTTAGTAAAGGAGGTGGTTTCCATTTCCCACCTTGTCATATGCTCAGTGTGTCCGGGTTTAGGATCTTACTTGATTGCCCCTTGGACCTTTCATCTCTTGCCATTTTCAGTCCTGTTCCAATTGCTTTGGAGGCCCATGAATCTTTGGAGACAGACTCGGTTGTTAGGAAAAAGCAGAAGATTGAGAAAACTCTCGATGCAAATGATTTAGTATGTGCAGAGCCTTGGTATAAAACTGTAAAAAGTTTGCATCTATGGGATGCTTCCTTTATTGATGTTATTTTGATCTCGAGTCCTACGGGACTGCTTGGGTTGCCTTTTCTTACTCGAACTAAAGACTTTTCTGCAAAG ATATATGTGACTGAAGCAGCAGCAAGAATAGGACAGCTTATGATGGAGGATCTTGTATCAATGCACATGGAATTAAGGCAATTTTATGGACCTGAGGATTCTTCTTTCCTTCAATGGATGAGGTGGGAAGGGCTTGAAGTTCTTCCGTCTGAACTGAAGAAAATTGCATCAGGCACAGATTGTGAGGAGCTGGGAGCTTGGATGCCTTTGTACAG TGCAGTTGATGTGAAGGATTGCATGAGGAAGGTTCAAACACTAAAATATGCAGAAGAAGCTTGCTACAATGGAACTTTGGTCATAAAAGCCTTCAGTTCTGGCTTGGAAATAGGGACCTGCAATTGGACAATAAATGGTCCAAAAAGAAATATAGCTTATATTTCAAGCTCTATCTTTGTTTCTACACACGCGATGGATTTTAATTTCCTTGGTCTTCAAGGGAATGATTTGATAATATTTTCAGATTTCTCAACTCTGGATACTACTGAAAATATGGAGAATGATAATACTTACTGTGATCCAGTTACTTCATCAAATGCTAG TGATGATTTGTACAATTTGGAAGAGATAGCTGCATCCTTGCTTAAGGATGATGAAAGTATGGAGGAAATGGAGAAACTTGCTTTTATATGTACCTGTGCCTTCGATTCTGTTAGAGCAGGTGGATCGGTTCTTGTCCCCATTGATCGACTTGGAATTGTTCTATGCCTTTTGGAGCAAATGTCACTTTTGTTGGAGTCTTCATCTCTAAAG GTTCCGATATACATTATATCTTCTGTAGCAGAAGAATTATTAGCATTTACCAATATAATACCAGAGTGGCTTTGCAAGCAGCGGCAAGAGAAG CTTTTTTCTGGTGAGCCATTGTTTGCACATGTCAAACTCATAAAAGAGAGGAAAATTCACGTGTTCCCTGCAGTTCATTCAGTTGAATTATT AACCAATTGGCAGGAACCTTGTGTTGTGTTCTGTCCTCACTGGAGCCTGAGACTCGGTCCTGTCGTTCATTTGCTTCGATATTGGTGCTCAGATCCAAACTCTTTACTTATCCTTGAG AGTGGTGATGATGCTAACTTAGCTCTCTTGCCTTTCAAGCCAATGGCAATGAAGGTTCTTCAGTGTTCCTTTCTGTCTGGAATAAG TTTGCAGAAAGTTCAACCCTTACTAAAGGCTTTGCAGCCAAAATTACTTCTG TTTCCGAAGGATTTGAGGTGCAAGATCCAAATTTCTGAAGCAAACACGATTATTCACTACTCTGAAAATGAAACATTATGCATGCCAAGCTCCAAGGAGAGCACAGAAATTGATATAGCAACAGATTTGGCTTCCCAGTTCCACTGGAAAACATTGAAGCAGGAAACAGTCACGAGGCTGGATGGAGAGCTTTTCATGGATCAAGGCAAACATCGGTTACTTTCTGGGTTTCGGCAGGCAGACTCCAAGCAACACAGACCATTGTTACACTGGGGTTCACCAGATTTAAAAAGGCTTCTAACTGAGCTGTCCAAGATGGGCATTACTGGAACCTTAAAGAAGAACATGGACAGTGCTGAATCTAAAAATGCTGCCGGCATTATAGACATTGATGATCCCGAGAAAGCCTTGATCGATGTTCGAGAGACTGGTACTGTTATCATTACTGCTGATGAGAATTTAGCCTCTCATATTTTCAAAGCTATAGATATCGTTTTGGATGGCATTTGA